The nucleotide window CACAGGACGCCTACCGCGCGGCGCTGTGGACCGCCGAGGCGGCGCCGTCCCTGGGCGTCGGCCGCGGCGGGCTCGGCGTCGTCGGCTATGATGCCGGCGGCCATGTCGCCGCCTCCCTGACCTTCCTCGCCCGCGACCTGGGCGGGGTGAGCCTTGCGGCGCAGGCGCTGCTCGGCCCGATGCTGGACCCCAGCCTGACGCGGGCCAGCCGCAGCGGCATCGGCGATGGCGACCGGAAGGGCGGCGCCACGGCACGCCTGTTCGACAGCACGATGGCCGACTGCGCCCGCTGCTACCGCGCCTATCTGCCCGAGGCGGCGCAACGGCTGCACCCCTATGCCGCGCCGCTGGAATCGCGCCGGCTGGGCGGGCTGCCGCCGGCCCTGATCGTCACCGCCCAGAACGACATGCTGCGCACCGAGGCCGAGCAATACGCCGCCGGCCTGATCGCCGCCGGGGTACCGACCGAGGTCACCCGCTTTCCCGCCATTTCCCACGACGCCCTGCCCGGCCACCGGCCGGCGTTGCAGGCCGTCACCGACTTCCTGCGCCGCCGGCTGCCCGCCGCGCGCGCCTGACATTTTCCTCACCCTATTCACCTCCAGGCCGGAGTCAGACCTCATGACCAAGTCACGTTCCAAACTCGCCCTTCTCCTGATCGCCGGGGTCGCCGCGGCGGGTGCCGCCGGGGTCGTCGTCACCCAGGGCCATGCCGACGCCCCGCAGACGGCCGCCACCGCCCCGCCGCCGCCCGAGGTGGACGTCGCGCCCGTCGTGGTCCGCAAGATCACCGACTGGCAGTCCTATTCCGGCCGGCTGGAAGCGGTGGACCGGGTGGAGGTGCGGCCCCAGGTGGCCGGCGCCATCACCGCGGTGCATTTCCGCAACGGCGCGCTGGTCCGCCAGGGCGACGTGCTGTTCACCATCGACCCGCGCCCCTTCGCGGCGGAGGTCGCCCGGCATGAAGCGCAGGTCGCCGCCGCCCAGGCCCGCGTCCGCTTCACCGCGGCGGATCTGGAACGCGCCCAACGGCTGGTCCGCGACGACACCATTTCCCGCCAGTCCCTGGAGAGCAAGGAGAACGAGGCCCGCGCCGCCGCCGCCAATTTGAAGGCCGCCCAGGCGGCGCTGGAGATCGCCCGAATCGACCTGGAGCACAGCCAGGTCCGCGCGCCCGTCTCCGGCCGCGTGTCGCGGGCCGAGGTGACGGTCGGCAATGTGGTGGCGGCGGGCGCCGCCGCGGCGCCGCTGACCACGCTGGTGTCGGTTTCGCCGATCTACGCCTCCTTCGATGTCGATGAGCAGACCTACCTGACCCACATCGCCGGGGTGAAGGACGCGGCCGGCGTGCCGGTGCAGCTGGGTCTCGCCAACGAGGCCGGCTATTCCCGCGACGGCGCGGTGGAGCATGTCGACAACCGCATGGACGCGGCGTCCGGCACCATCCGCGTGCGCGCCCGCTTCGACAATGCCGACGGGCTGCTGGTCCCCGGCCTCTACGCCCGCATCAAGGTCGGCGGCAGCCAGCCGCATGAGGCCCTGATGGTGGACGACCGCGCCATCGGCACCGATCAGGACAAGAAATTCGTCCTGGTGGTGGCGGAGGACGGCACCGTCGCCTACCGCGCCATCGTGCCCGGCAGCCAGCAGGCCGGCCTGCGGGTGGTGAAGAGCGGGCTGGAGCCCGGCGAGCGCATCGTCGTCAACGGCCTTCAGCATGCCCGTCCCGGCAGCCGCGTCAGCCCGCGCACGGTCGCGATGAACGGCACGCCGGAATCCATCCGCACCGCATCCACGGCGCAGTAATCCACGCCCGCCGGGAGAGCCGTCATGAACATCTCGAAATTCTTCATCGACCGCCCGATCTTCGCGGGGGTCCTGTCCGTGGCGCTGTTCCTGGCGGGTGCGATCTCGCTGTTCCAGCTGCCGATCTCCGAATATCCAGAGGTGGTCCCGCCCTCCGTCGTCGTCCGGGCGCAGTATCCGGGCGCCAACCCCAAGGTCATCGCCGAGACCGTCGCCGCTCCGCTGGAGGAGCAGATCAACGGCGTCGAGAACATGCTGTACATGCAGTCGCAGGCCAACAGCGACGGCAACATGGCGCTGACCGTCACCTTCCGGCTCGGCACCGATCCGGACAAGGCGCAGCAGCTGGTGCAGAACCGCGTCTCCCAGGCCCTGCCGCGATTGCCGGAGGATGTGCAGCGCCTGGGCGTGACGACGGTGAAGAGTTCGCCGACGCTGACCATGGTCGTTCATCTGCTGTCGCCCAACGACCGCTATGACATGACCTATCTGCGCAACTACGCCATCCTGAACGTCAAGGACCGGATCAGCCGCATCCAGGGTGTCGGCGAGGTGCAGGTGTGGGGTGCCGGCGACTATTCCATGCGCGTCTGGCTCGACCCCAACAAGGTGGCGGAGCGCGGCCTGACCGCGTCGGACGTGGTGGCGGCGATCCGCGAGCAGAACGTGCAGGTCGCGGCCGGCGTCATCGGCGCCTCGCCCAGCCTGCCGACCACGCCGCTGCAGCTGTCGATCAACGCGCAAGGCCGGCTGAAGACGGTGGACGAGTTCGCCGGCATCGTCCTGAAGATCGGCAAGGACGGCGGCGTCACCCATCTGCGCGACGTGGCGCGGGTCGAACTGGCGGCGGCGCAATACGGG belongs to Azospirillum ramasamyi and includes:
- a CDS encoding alpha/beta hydrolase; the protein is MAPCPFAVDDRTIAGHVQDIRLRLYRPLIGLAVPALLYLHGGGFTSGSLEEAEETAAAIAAETPALVVSVGYSLAPAHPFPTAAQDAYRAALWTAEAAPSLGVGRGGLGVVGYDAGGHVAASLTFLARDLGGVSLAAQALLGPMLDPSLTRASRSGIGDGDRKGGATARLFDSTMADCARCYRAYLPEAAQRLHPYAAPLESRRLGGLPPALIVTAQNDMLRTEAEQYAAGLIAAGVPTEVTRFPAISHDALPGHRPALQAVTDFLRRRLPAARA
- a CDS encoding efflux RND transporter periplasmic adaptor subunit, translating into MTKSRSKLALLLIAGVAAAGAAGVVVTQGHADAPQTAATAPPPPEVDVAPVVVRKITDWQSYSGRLEAVDRVEVRPQVAGAITAVHFRNGALVRQGDVLFTIDPRPFAAEVARHEAQVAAAQARVRFTAADLERAQRLVRDDTISRQSLESKENEARAAAANLKAAQAALEIARIDLEHSQVRAPVSGRVSRAEVTVGNVVAAGAAAAPLTTLVSVSPIYASFDVDEQTYLTHIAGVKDAAGVPVQLGLANEAGYSRDGAVEHVDNRMDAASGTIRVRARFDNADGLLVPGLYARIKVGGSQPHEALMVDDRAIGTDQDKKFVLVVAEDGTVAYRAIVPGSQQAGLRVVKSGLEPGERIVVNGLQHARPGSRVSPRTVAMNGTPESIRTASTAQ